One stretch of Croceibacterium atlanticum DNA includes these proteins:
- a CDS encoding phosphoadenylyl-sulfate reductase, with product MASRAIDRIDTDPSFTQADADALNQRFEGVDAGTMLAELFAEGALGRVAVVSSFGTESAVLLHLVAQADANTPVIFVDTLKMFEETLAYREGLTRQLGLTNSSTVEPDADVLAAKDENGLRWSWDPDGCCEIRKVEPLKRAKQGLDSWISGRKAFQSVTRQNLPRFEIEDGRLKINPLGDWTKQDLEAYFQQHDLPRHPLEAQGYLSVGCEPCTSKVKPGEDPRAGRWRGWDKTECGIHAPGDKGDADDLPPGYEPAF from the coding sequence ATGGCAAGTCGCGCAATTGACCGGATCGATACCGATCCCAGCTTCACCCAGGCCGATGCCGATGCGCTGAACCAGCGTTTCGAAGGCGTCGATGCCGGCACTATGCTGGCTGAACTCTTCGCCGAAGGGGCGCTGGGCCGCGTGGCAGTGGTTTCCAGCTTCGGCACGGAAAGCGCCGTGTTGCTGCATCTGGTGGCGCAGGCCGATGCGAATACGCCGGTCATATTCGTCGACACGCTCAAGATGTTTGAAGAGACGCTGGCCTATCGTGAAGGGCTGACCCGGCAGCTCGGCCTGACCAATTCCTCCACCGTGGAACCGGACGCCGATGTCCTGGCGGCGAAGGATGAAAACGGTCTGCGCTGGTCGTGGGATCCGGATGGCTGCTGCGAAATCCGCAAGGTTGAACCGCTGAAGCGGGCCAAGCAGGGTCTCGACAGCTGGATTTCGGGCCGCAAGGCGTTCCAGTCCGTCACCCGCCAGAACCTGCCGCGATTCGAGATCGAGGACGGGCGGCTCAAGATCAACCCGCTCGGCGATTGGACCAAGCAGGATCTGGAAGCCTATTTCCAGCAGCATGACCTGCCGCGTCACCCGCTGGAAGCGCAGGGCTATCTCTCCGTCGGCTGCGAACCCTGCACCAGCAAGGTCAAGCCGGGCGAAGATCCGCGCGCGGGCCGTTGGCGCGGCTGGGACAAGACCGAATGCGGCATTCATGCCCCGGGGGACAAGGGTGACGCAGACGATCTGCCGCCCGGATACGAACCCGCTTTCTGA
- a CDS encoding NAD-dependent epimerase/dehydratase family protein, protein MIIALTGGTGFVGCAVLEEAARQGITLRALTRRDQNPRDGISWVRGDLHDTGALAELVKGADAVLHIAGVVNTPDPMGFHVGNVEGTEQLVAAARAAGVNRFVFVSSLSAREPGLSVYGKSKRHAEEVVQTSGLDWTIIRPPAIYGPRDKEILELFRAARWGVVPMPPAGRASVIHVHDLARLLLAVAPPQPAAAQRIFEVDDGRPGGWSHRELATAIGRAMGRKVWVPHLPKVLLLAAARLDTLFRNGRAKLTADRVGYMAHPDWVCRPEQVPPESIWQAREDTEAGLAATARWYRQQGWL, encoded by the coding sequence CTGATCATCGCACTTACCGGCGGTACCGGCTTTGTCGGCTGTGCCGTGCTGGAAGAGGCGGCGCGACAGGGAATTACCCTGCGCGCATTGACCCGGCGCGATCAGAACCCGCGCGACGGCATCAGCTGGGTGCGCGGCGATTTGCATGACACGGGCGCTCTGGCGGAACTGGTGAAGGGCGCCGATGCGGTGCTGCATATTGCCGGCGTCGTGAACACGCCTGATCCGATGGGCTTCCATGTCGGCAATGTCGAAGGGACGGAGCAGCTGGTCGCGGCGGCTCGTGCCGCAGGCGTTAACCGCTTCGTTTTCGTTTCTTCGCTTTCGGCGCGGGAACCGGGCCTGTCGGTCTATGGCAAGTCAAAGCGGCACGCGGAAGAAGTCGTGCAGACGAGCGGGCTGGACTGGACCATCATTCGCCCACCGGCGATCTATGGGCCGCGCGACAAGGAAATCCTGGAACTGTTCAGGGCTGCGCGCTGGGGCGTGGTGCCCATGCCGCCCGCCGGGCGTGCATCCGTCATCCATGTGCATGATCTGGCGCGTCTGTTGCTGGCTGTTGCTCCGCCGCAACCGGCCGCCGCGCAGCGTATATTCGAAGTTGATGACGGCCGCCCCGGCGGCTGGAGCCATCGCGAGCTGGCCACGGCTATCGGCCGGGCGATGGGCCGCAAGGTGTGGGTGCCCCATCTGCCGAAGGTCTTGCTGCTGGCCGCAGCACGGCTCGACACGCTGTTCCGCAATGGCAGGGCCAAGCTGACCGCCGACCGCGTCGGCTACATGGCACATCCTGACTGGGTTTGCCGGCCGGAACAGGTCCCGCCCGAATCTATCTGGCAGGCGCGGGAAGACACGGAAGCGGGCCTTGCCGCCACTGCCCGCTGGTATCGCCAGCAAGGCTGGCTGTAG
- the proB gene encoding glutamate 5-kinase yields MSISKLSDLADPEITPRLVFKIGSALLFGRGGVADREWLAGLVWEIADARERGQQVIVVCSGAVALGAAKLGFEKGGRGSLADAQASAAVGQIELAGLWSQLLGAHGITAAQILLTLDDLEGRRRYLNVSATLGRLLKAGAVPVVNENDSVATDGIRFGDNDRLAARVAQAGKADAIVLFSDVDGLYDRNPAEEGAQLLRVVEGVTEAEHAMASGSSGSGMGSGGMTTKLRAVEIAERAGISLTIVNGTHRRPFGKAIDSDTGTLFLPKRRDTGRKAWLGGRMRMKGHLVVDTGCAKALTSGSSLLASGITAVEGEFTRGDPVGIKDQDGRALAKGLAEYDSFEILRIMGTRSEDQAMLLGYSPRSAVVHRDQLVLL; encoded by the coding sequence ATGTCGATTTCCAAGCTTTCCGACCTTGCCGATCCCGAGATTACGCCGCGTCTGGTCTTCAAGATCGGATCGGCGTTGCTGTTCGGGCGCGGTGGAGTGGCGGACCGGGAATGGCTGGCCGGGCTGGTCTGGGAAATCGCGGATGCGCGCGAACGCGGGCAACAGGTCATCGTGGTCTGTTCCGGCGCAGTCGCCCTGGGCGCGGCCAAGCTGGGTTTTGAAAAAGGCGGACGCGGCAGCCTGGCCGATGCGCAGGCTTCCGCCGCGGTCGGACAGATCGAACTGGCCGGATTGTGGAGCCAGCTGCTCGGCGCGCATGGCATCACGGCTGCCCAGATCCTGCTGACGCTGGACGATCTGGAAGGGCGCCGCCGTTATCTCAACGTCTCCGCGACATTGGGCCGCCTGCTCAAGGCCGGGGCCGTGCCCGTGGTGAACGAGAACGATTCCGTCGCCACGGACGGGATCCGCTTTGGCGATAATGACCGGCTGGCCGCACGCGTGGCGCAGGCGGGCAAGGCCGATGCGATCGTGCTCTTTTCCGATGTGGACGGTTTGTATGACCGCAACCCGGCAGAAGAGGGCGCGCAATTGCTGCGCGTGGTGGAAGGCGTGACCGAAGCGGAACATGCCATGGCCAGCGGCAGTTCCGGTTCCGGCATGGGTTCGGGCGGCATGACCACCAAATTGCGCGCGGTGGAAATTGCGGAGCGGGCGGGTATCTCGCTCACCATCGTCAATGGCACGCATCGCCGCCCCTTCGGCAAGGCGATCGACAGCGATACGGGCACTCTGTTCCTGCCCAAGCGCCGCGATACGGGGCGCAAGGCCTGGCTGGGCGGCCGGATGCGGATGAAGGGCCATCTGGTCGTCGATACGGGCTGTGCCAAGGCGCTGACTTCCGGCAGCAGCTTGCTTGCCAGCGGTATCACCGCGGTGGAGGGTGAATTCACCCGTGGTGATCCTGTGGGCATCAAGGACCAGGATGGCAGGGCGCTGGCCAAGGGGCTGGCCGAATATGATTCGTTTGAAATCCTGCGCATCATGGGCACGCGCAGCGAAGATCAGGCGATGCTGCTCGGCTATTCGCCGCGTTCCGCCGTGGTCCACCGCGATCAGCTGGTGCTGCTCTGA
- the obgE gene encoding GTPase ObgE — protein sequence MHFLDQAKIYLRSGAGGPGAVSFRREKYIEYGGPDGGNGGKGGDIVFVAVPGLNTLIDFRYSQHFKAKRGDHGMGKDRTGKGAPDLVIEVPVGTQVLDETREHVLADFTEVGQRVVLLEGGIGGRGNASYKTATNRAPRQHQPGMPGEEMWVWLRLKLLADVGLVGLPNAGKSTFINQVTNTKAKVGDYAFTTLVPKLGVVRHKGREFVLADIPGLIEGAADGAGIGDRFLGHIERCRVLIHLIDISGQDPAEAMQVVERELEAYGEGLADKPRLIALNKIDLADAELADGFAQELKDAGAAEVFAISGATGAGIEQLLDAVLAHLPARTSTETPGAGEEEDGEAEGEWSPI from the coding sequence ATGCATTTTCTCGATCAGGCAAAGATCTATCTTCGTTCGGGTGCCGGCGGGCCAGGTGCCGTCAGTTTCCGGCGGGAAAAATATATTGAATATGGCGGGCCCGATGGCGGCAATGGCGGCAAGGGCGGGGACATCGTGTTCGTGGCCGTGCCCGGCCTGAACACGCTGATCGATTTCCGTTATTCCCAGCATTTCAAGGCCAAGCGCGGCGATCACGGCATGGGCAAGGACCGCACGGGCAAGGGCGCGCCGGATCTGGTGATCGAAGTGCCCGTTGGCACGCAGGTGCTGGATGAAACGCGCGAACATGTTCTGGCGGACTTTACCGAGGTCGGCCAGCGGGTCGTGCTGCTGGAAGGCGGCATCGGCGGCCGCGGCAATGCCAGCTACAAGACGGCCACCAATCGCGCGCCGCGCCAGCACCAGCCCGGTATGCCGGGCGAGGAAATGTGGGTCTGGCTGCGGTTGAAGCTGCTGGCCGATGTGGGGCTGGTGGGGCTGCCCAATGCGGGCAAATCCACTTTCATCAACCAGGTCACCAACACCAAGGCGAAAGTCGGCGATTACGCCTTCACCACGCTTGTCCCCAAGCTGGGCGTTGTCCGGCACAAGGGCCGTGAATTCGTGCTGGCCGATATTCCCGGCCTGATCGAAGGCGCAGCGGATGGCGCCGGCATTGGCGACCGTTTTCTGGGCCATATTGAACGCTGCCGGGTGCTGATCCACCTGATCGATATTTCCGGGCAGGACCCGGCCGAAGCGATGCAGGTGGTGGAGCGTGAACTGGAAGCCTATGGCGAAGGCCTGGCCGACAAGCCGCGCCTGATCGCGCTCAACAAGATCGATCTGGCCGATGCGGAACTGGCGGATGGCTTCGCGCAGGAACTGAAAGATGCCGGCGCGGCAGAAGTGTTCGCGATTTCCGGTGCGACGGGTGCGGGTATCGAACAATTGCTGGATGCTGTTCTGGCGCATCTGCCTGCGCGGACCAGCACTGAAACGCCCGGCGCCGGGGAAGAGGAAGACGGGGAAGCAGAAGGCGAATGGTCGCCGATCTGA
- a CDS encoding Bax inhibitor-1/YccA family protein: MADWNDPRTTRQGLGESQSFRGASVPRTGEVFDAGLRKHMLSIYNYMASGVLLSGIIALGMFVTGTAEAMFFSPLRWIVALAPLGIVFAMSFGANRFATGTLQMMFWGFAVLMGMSLSTIFLVYTGPSIAATFFATAGAFAGLSLFGYTTQKDLSGMGSFLIMGVVGLIIASLINIFLQSPALYWAVSFLGVLIFAGLTAYDTQRLKDEYRGVRGTEWAGKAIVLGALSLYLDFINMFLFLLRFMGAARD; this comes from the coding sequence ATGGCTGACTGGAACGACCCGCGTACGACCCGCCAGGGCCTTGGCGAGTCGCAGAGCTTCAGAGGTGCTTCGGTGCCGCGCACCGGCGAAGTATTCGACGCCGGCCTGCGCAAGCACATGCTTTCGATTTACAATTACATGGCGTCGGGCGTCCTGCTGAGCGGCATCATCGCGCTTGGCATGTTCGTGACCGGCACGGCGGAGGCGATGTTCTTCTCGCCGCTGCGCTGGATCGTTGCGCTTGCCCCGCTGGGCATCGTCTTCGCGATGAGCTTCGGCGCCAATCGCTTCGCCACCGGCACTCTCCAGATGATGTTCTGGGGCTTTGCCGTGCTGATGGGTATGTCGCTGTCGACGATTTTCCTCGTCTATACCGGCCCGTCCATCGCAGCGACCTTCTTCGCCACCGCCGGCGCTTTCGCCGGGCTGAGCCTGTTCGGTTACACCACGCAGAAGGACCTGTCCGGCATGGGCAGCTTCCTGATCATGGGCGTGGTCGGCCTTATCATCGCCAGCCTGATCAATATTTTCCTGCAGTCGCCCGCGCTTTACTGGGCGGTCAGCTTCCTGGGCGTGCTTATCTTCGCCGGCCTGACAGCCTATGATACGCAGCGGCTGAAGGATGAGTATCGGGGTGTGCGTGGCACGGAATGGGCCGGCAAGGCCATCGTGCTCGGTGCGCTCAGTCTCTATCTCGACTTCATCAACATGTTCCTGTTCCTGCTGCGCTTCATGGGTGCTGCCCGCGACTGA
- the proC gene encoding pyrroline-5-carboxylate reductase: MAYDKILLVGCGNMAGAMLDGWLAAGSPPSRFTIADPGLREPREGVETLTQIPESGDYDAILIGVKPQMLGDIAPSVTPLVGQGTVILSILAGVEVDVLQSHFPTAGGVVRVMPNLAVALGKSPLALAAGGLDDAGKDGILDLFRPLGTPEWIDESEFDLVTGLAGSGPAFVYRFIDSLAVGAADLGLEKDKALRLALAMVEGASALASQSPHNPGELARRVASPGGTTQAGLDVLDDGDAMRKLMEACLRAARDRSAEMAQEARSKG; encoded by the coding sequence ATGGCTTATGATAAAATTCTTCTCGTCGGCTGCGGCAATATGGCCGGGGCCATGCTCGACGGCTGGCTGGCGGCAGGTTCTCCGCCCAGCCGTTTCACCATTGCCGATCCCGGTCTGCGCGAACCGCGCGAAGGGGTGGAAACACTCACCCAGATTCCTGAAAGCGGCGATTACGACGCTATCCTGATCGGCGTGAAGCCGCAGATGCTGGGCGATATCGCGCCTTCGGTCACGCCGCTTGTGGGACAGGGGACCGTGATCCTCTCGATCCTGGCGGGTGTGGAAGTGGATGTGCTGCAATCGCATTTTCCCACTGCGGGCGGAGTGGTGCGGGTCATGCCCAATCTGGCGGTCGCGCTTGGCAAATCGCCGCTCGCGCTGGCCGCGGGCGGGCTGGACGATGCCGGGAAGGACGGCATTCTTGACCTGTTCAGGCCGCTGGGCACGCCCGAATGGATCGACGAAAGCGAATTCGACCTGGTGACCGGGCTGGCCGGTTCCGGCCCGGCCTTCGTCTATCGCTTTATCGATTCGCTGGCGGTTGGCGCTGCCGATCTCGGCCTGGAAAAGGACAAGGCGCTGCGCCTGGCCCTGGCCATGGTGGAAGGCGCCTCTGCCCTTGCGTCCCAGTCTCCGCACAATCCGGGCGAACTGGCGCGGCGGGTGGCAAGCCCCGGTGGCACCACCCAGGCCGGGCTGGATGTGCTCGACGATGGCGATGCGATGCGCAAGCTGATGGAAGCCTGCCTGCGGGCCGCCCGCGATCGCAGCGCGGAAATGGCGCAGGAAGCGCGAAGCAAGGGATAA
- a CDS encoding YbjN domain-containing protein: protein MEIGREPLGESEDAAPLEMLAQLFEAHGWPCEFVNDDEVCGEVQGSWTTYQLRGIWRQEDRVLQLICLPEIRVSEAKRKDAYELLSLINEQLWLGHFEVWSHGGVLLYRHGLMLGDGLLGLSTGQLAVESAVAECDRFYPAFQFVLWGDKSPRAALEAALVDPAGEA from the coding sequence ATGGAAATCGGGCGAGAGCCACTCGGTGAGAGCGAAGATGCCGCGCCGCTGGAAATGCTGGCGCAGCTGTTCGAAGCTCACGGCTGGCCTTGCGAATTCGTCAATGATGACGAGGTTTGCGGCGAGGTTCAGGGCAGCTGGACCACATATCAGCTACGCGGGATATGGCGGCAGGAAGATCGCGTGCTGCAATTGATCTGCCTGCCCGAAATCCGCGTGTCCGAAGCCAAGCGCAAGGATGCGTATGAACTCCTGTCCCTGATCAACGAACAGCTCTGGCTCGGCCATTTCGAAGTCTGGTCGCATGGCGGCGTGCTGCTCTATCGTCATGGCCTGATGCTGGGCGATGGTTTGCTTGGCCTGTCGACAGGCCAATTGGCGGTGGAAAGCGCGGTTGCCGAATGTGATCGGTTCTATCCGGCTTTCCAGTTCGTGCTGTGGGGGGACAAGAGCCCGCGCGCCGCGCTGGAAGCAGCGCTGGTGGATCCCGCCGGAGAGGCCTGA
- a CDS encoding tetratricopeptide repeat protein, whose product MIRSQNNFSRRSLRRVMACAIMGTALVPVSALQAQDSISRPVIQALPNEATRQLGDALRALAQDPQSSEALIDAGLASLALDDIDAAMGFLSRAEAIAPRDPRIKAGMGVAQARQGQGASALRLFAEAEQAGGAMAPFASDRGLAYDLVGDNANAQAQYRIALSQAEDPVVLRRLAISQAISGDQAASEATLLPMLQRQDLSAYRARAFALAILGKADEAVSIAETLLPETLSGRLGPYLRFMPRLTPAQQAAAANLGRFPRAADIGKDAPEVLAAAGAAPPPPAMAQPARQDRLTPSGAPLGPRERTSELPPIAAQQPAAPAPQPAPPQENARPSFAIVDSAAELPASQPAPRPAPVQPAPQPPVQEISLAEAFADFSTPASGPEPAAGAVDITTFEPVREKPKPPPPPPPPPEPSRHWVQVGTGRNVSAFAFDWRRLKREAGGLLDDAKPFVAAWGRTNRLVTGPYPSSKDADEIVRELKGKGLDSFRFTSAEGEKVSPLD is encoded by the coding sequence ATGATACGTTCGCAGAATAATTTCTCTCGCCGCAGCCTGCGGCGCGTGATGGCTTGCGCCATTATGGGGACCGCGCTGGTGCCGGTTTCCGCGCTGCAGGCGCAGGATTCTATCTCGCGCCCGGTGATCCAGGCATTGCCGAACGAAGCGACCCGGCAATTGGGCGATGCCTTGCGGGCGTTGGCGCAGGATCCGCAATCATCCGAAGCGCTTATCGATGCCGGCCTCGCTTCTCTGGCGCTGGACGATATCGACGCGGCAATGGGTTTCCTCAGCCGTGCGGAAGCGATTGCGCCGCGGGATCCGCGGATAAAGGCTGGCATGGGCGTGGCTCAGGCGCGGCAGGGGCAGGGGGCTTCTGCATTGCGCCTGTTTGCCGAGGCAGAGCAGGCGGGCGGGGCGATGGCGCCATTCGCATCGGATCGCGGGCTCGCTTATGATCTCGTGGGCGATAATGCCAATGCGCAGGCCCAGTACCGGATTGCATTGTCTCAGGCGGAAGATCCCGTCGTTCTGCGCCGGCTTGCCATAAGTCAGGCAATCTCCGGCGATCAGGCCGCGTCGGAGGCGACCTTGCTTCCAATGCTGCAGCGGCAGGATCTGTCAGCCTATCGTGCGCGCGCTTTCGCCCTCGCCATTCTGGGCAAGGCGGACGAGGCGGTGTCGATTGCCGAAACGCTGTTGCCTGAAACGCTTTCCGGCCGTCTGGGCCCCTATCTGCGTTTCATGCCGCGTCTGACGCCTGCCCAGCAGGCAGCGGCCGCCAATCTCGGCCGCTTTCCGCGCGCTGCGGATATCGGAAAGGATGCCCCGGAAGTGCTGGCCGCGGCAGGAGCGGCCCCGCCGCCGCCTGCGATGGCGCAACCGGCGCGGCAGGACCGCCTGACTCCATCCGGGGCACCTCTGGGCCCGCGCGAGAGGACGAGCGAATTGCCGCCAATCGCCGCGCAGCAGCCGGCTGCGCCAGCGCCGCAACCTGCGCCGCCTCAAGAGAATGCGCGGCCTTCCTTCGCCATTGTTGACAGCGCGGCTGAATTGCCGGCTTCGCAACCCGCTCCGCGACCGGCACCTGTGCAGCCCGCTCCCCAGCCGCCGGTCCAGGAAATCTCGCTGGCGGAAGCCTTTGCCGATTTTTCGACTCCGGCATCGGGGCCTGAACCGGCGGCGGGCGCGGTCGATATCACGACTTTTGAGCCCGTCCGCGAAAAGCCCAAGCCGCCGCCACCTCCGCCGCCTCCGCCCGAACCCAGCAGGCATTGGGTGCAGGTCGGCACGGGCCGCAATGTTTCCGCATTCGCGTTCGACTGGCGCCGGCTCAAGCGCGAGGCGGGCGGATTGCTGGACGATGCCAAGCCCTTCGTCGCGGCCTGGGGGCGGACCAACCGGCTCGTTACCGGCCCCTATCCCAGCAGCAAGGATGCGGACGAAATTGTGCGTGAATTGAAGGGCAAGGGCCTCGACAGCTTCCGCTTCACCAGTGCGGAAGGGGAGAAGGTTAGCCCGCTCGATTGA
- the ftsZ gene encoding cell division protein FtsZ, translated as MSINIGPPSVEELRPRITVIGVGGAGGNAIANMIEAEIEGVDFIVSNTDAQALNNSVAEHRIQLGPDITQGLGAGSRPEVGRAAAEETVAEIERALEGVNMVFIAAGMGGGTGTGAAPVIAEIARTRGILTVGVVTKPFLFEGTRRMRAAESGIEELQKHVDTLIVIPNQNLFLVAKAETTFKEAFQLADEVLQQGVRSITDLMVMPGLINLDFADVRSVMGEMGKAMMGTGEGEGENRALEAAERAIANPLLDGVSMQGAKGVIISIIGGEDMKLLEVDEAANHIRELVDPEANIIWGSAFNPDLDGKIRVSVVATGIEQDAAAERPAAPQPQSFAAPRGPKKPVLPLPTAEELAEDSGESEGVDFSQPQRFGEDEGHEAAAGNSAAVPEAYDPEENEFGEEEDGASQAGFGSLAANHVEREPEGLQPEEDEGALELTTEAAEEENAAGKGDELLLDASRLADQDKPVQPHFTGRRNKILSGGDDAGASGAKGGSASGGSTLFERMANLSRNSGPPADDDEDEEDNSSLRIPRFLGRQNNQ; from the coding sequence ATGAGCATCAATATCGGCCCGCCATCGGTTGAAGAACTTCGCCCGCGTATCACGGTGATCGGCGTCGGCGGCGCCGGCGGCAATGCTATCGCGAACATGATCGAGGCGGAGATCGAAGGCGTCGATTTCATCGTCTCCAACACGGACGCGCAGGCGCTGAACAATTCGGTTGCCGAACACCGCATCCAGCTGGGGCCTGATATCACCCAGGGGCTGGGCGCCGGATCGCGCCCCGAAGTCGGCCGGGCCGCCGCGGAAGAAACCGTGGCCGAGATAGAGCGCGCGCTGGAAGGCGTGAACATGGTCTTCATCGCCGCCGGCATGGGCGGCGGCACGGGCACGGGCGCTGCGCCGGTGATCGCCGAGATCGCCCGGACGCGCGGCATCCTGACCGTGGGTGTCGTTACCAAGCCGTTCCTGTTCGAAGGCACGCGCCGTATGCGCGCGGCGGAATCGGGCATCGAGGAACTGCAGAAGCATGTCGACACGCTGATCGTCATTCCGAACCAGAACCTGTTTCTGGTTGCCAAGGCGGAAACCACCTTCAAGGAAGCGTTCCAGCTGGCCGACGAAGTGCTGCAGCAGGGCGTGCGTTCGATCACCGACCTGATGGTGATGCCGGGCCTGATCAATCTGGACTTTGCCGATGTCCGCTCCGTGATGGGCGAAATGGGCAAGGCGATGATGGGCACTGGCGAAGGCGAAGGTGAAAACCGCGCGCTGGAAGCGGCCGAACGCGCTATTGCCAACCCGCTCCTGGATGGCGTTTCCATGCAGGGCGCCAAGGGCGTGATCATCTCCATCATCGGCGGCGAGGATATGAAGCTGCTGGAGGTGGACGAAGCCGCGAACCACATTCGCGAACTGGTCGATCCCGAAGCGAACATCATCTGGGGTTCCGCATTCAACCCGGATCTCGACGGCAAGATCCGTGTCTCCGTGGTTGCCACCGGCATAGAACAGGACGCAGCGGCTGAACGGCCCGCCGCGCCGCAGCCGCAGAGCTTTGCTGCGCCGCGCGGTCCGAAGAAGCCGGTCCTGCCTCTGCCCACGGCGGAGGAACTGGCCGAAGATAGCGGCGAGAGCGAAGGCGTCGATTTCAGTCAGCCGCAACGCTTTGGCGAGGATGAAGGCCACGAAGCAGCTGCCGGAAACAGCGCGGCCGTACCCGAAGCCTATGATCCCGAAGAAAACGAATTCGGTGAAGAGGAAGATGGTGCTTCCCAGGCGGGTTTCGGCTCGCTGGCGGCAAACCATGTGGAGCGCGAGCCGGAAGGCCTTCAGCCCGAAGAGGATGAAGGTGCGCTGGAACTGACCACTGAAGCGGCTGAGGAAGAAAATGCAGCCGGCAAGGGTGACGAGCTGTTGCTCGATGCCAGCCGCCTTGCAGATCAGGACAAGCCTGTGCAGCCGCATTTCACCGGTCGGCGGAACAAGATTCTGTCCGGTGGGGATGACGCTGGCGCCAGCGGGGCGAAGGGTGGATCCGCCAGCGGCGGCAGCACCTTGTTCGAACGCATGGCCAATCTTTCCCGCAATAGCGGACCGCCCGCGGATGATGACGAGGACGAGGAGGACAATTCCTCTCTGCGTATTCCGCGGTTCCTCGGTCGGCAGAATAATCAGTAA
- the ftsA gene encoding cell division protein FtsA, protein MASQPRISRVFGAVNIGSFRISAMIAGLSENGEMIVLGSGHRAAQGIKRGYVTDMAAATYAVRDAIERAERLAGTSVASVWIGCSGAGLASQIQPVEIEIGGRRIEDEDIEHLLVAARDSIEPDGRMILHALPACYFLDGADGVNNPRGLHADRLGVDIHVMLADGAPMRNVTEAVQNAHLEVEGVVASPLATGYACLTAEERDLGVALVELGAEVTNVSVYTGGMLVGLAAIPRGSADITDAVANAFGIRRFQAERLKCVNGSAIASPADHREMIPVNGPGDDQSGPFARGADDKNRIPRSELIGVITGELDQLTGQIGKALETLGFSATNGGARGRQVVLTGGGAEMAGLADYTQAALGNPVRIGQPPQLKGLPEAHSVPGFATLAGLVLYAAADPVDIRTVGSRFQSTSRLAGVAMMQRIWGAMKEYF, encoded by the coding sequence ATGGCCAGCCAGCCACGCATTTCGCGCGTATTCGGCGCGGTCAATATCGGGTCTTTTCGCATTTCCGCCATGATCGCCGGTCTTTCCGAAAACGGCGAAATGATCGTGCTGGGCAGCGGCCATCGCGCGGCGCAGGGCATCAAGCGCGGCTATGTCACCGATATGGCGGCCGCCACCTATGCCGTGCGGGATGCGATCGAACGGGCGGAAAGGCTGGCCGGGACCAGCGTGGCCAGTGTGTGGATCGGCTGTTCCGGTGCCGGCCTTGCCAGCCAGATCCAGCCGGTAGAGATCGAAATCGGCGGGCGCCGGATCGAGGACGAGGATATCGAACATCTGCTCGTCGCCGCGCGCGACAGCATAGAGCCGGATGGCCGCATGATTCTGCACGCCCTCCCGGCCTGCTATTTCCTCGATGGTGCGGACGGCGTGAACAATCCCCGCGGGCTTCATGCGGACCGGCTGGGCGTCGATATTCACGTGATGCTGGCTGACGGCGCGCCGATGCGCAATGTCACGGAAGCGGTGCAGAACGCCCATCTCGAAGTGGAAGGTGTGGTCGCCTCGCCCCTTGCCACCGGTTATGCCTGTCTCACCGCGGAAGAGCGGGATCTGGGCGTTGCGCTGGTGGAACTCGGGGCCGAAGTCACCAATGTATCCGTCTATACCGGCGGAATGCTGGTGGGCTTGGCCGCGATCCCGCGCGGATCGGCCGATATCACCGATGCCGTGGCCAACGCCTTCGGCATTCGCCGTTTCCAGGCGGAACGTCTGAAATGCGTCAACGGATCGGCCATTGCCAGCCCGGCCGACCACCGGGAGATGATCCCCGTGAACGGGCCGGGGGATGATCAATCCGGCCCCTTTGCACGCGGCGCGGATGACAAGAACCGCATTCCCCGTTCCGAACTGATCGGCGTGATCACGGGCGAACTTGACCAATTGACCGGACAGATCGGCAAGGCGCTGGAAACGCTTGGTTTCAGTGCGACAAATGGTGGCGCACGCGGGCGCCAGGTCGTACTTACAGGCGGCGGCGCGGAAATGGCCGGACTGGCTGATTATACGCAGGCTGCGCTGGGCAATCCGGTTCGTATTGGCCAGCCGCCGCAACTGAAGGGCTTGCCGGAAGCACATTCCGTCCCCGGCTTCGCGACACTGGCCGGTCTGGTGCTCTATGCGGCTGCCGATCCGGTGGACATTCGCACCGTCGGTTCCCGCTTCCAGTCAACCTCCCGCCTGGCCGGGGTGGCCATGATGCAGCGCATCTGGGGGGCGATGAAGGAATATTTCTGA